A genome region from Labilibaculum antarcticum includes the following:
- a CDS encoding SulP family inorganic anion transporter: MGIVALPLAIAFVIASGISPEKGLISEIMGDFIISLW; the protein is encoded by the coding sequence GTGGGAATTGTTGCTCTGCCCCTAGCCATTGCATTTGTTATTGCATCAGGTATTTCGCCTGAAAAGGGTTTAATATCAGAAATTATGGGTGATTTTATCATTTCCCTGTGGTAG
- a CDS encoding complex I subunit 5 family protein has product MIAIFLLGTLLICSLLFFNKNTIVNYTLVIIYAILLWALGFYEYNHINIVEFVYFKPDAIGVLLLFALCIVSIPTLYHCYLYIATHDETPHSRGLFFASMIMLLSACSMAYLSNHIAVTWIFVELTTLSASALIYHHRNIRALEGVWKYVFICALSISFIYIGILFLSLAMKQAGIEDMSFDSIMEHYDMLNLFWLKLSFLFIFTGFTAKIGLVPMYTAGIDAKDKAPAPAGAMFSSVLMNMGFIGIYRIYGIVSHTQIQHWASVIIIISAVLSIFVATVYMTHIKNIKRMFAYSSIEHMGIVMLGLAVGGIGVYAAILHIILHTFVKPSLFFQFNQIYRVFQSKSINDVGHYFKYNKTGAIVILLGFISATAMPPSGLFISEFLVFQSLFEAHQILILILVLILLTMIIWGFGSNIFKLLFTPPLSIDESKIPRINPLDSVSQYILLALSVYLAYNPPAEFVNLIQEAVTLIQ; this is encoded by the coding sequence ATGATAGCAATATTTTTATTAGGTACGCTTCTTATTTGCAGTTTGCTTTTTTTCAATAAGAATACCATCGTTAATTACACCTTGGTTATAATCTATGCAATTTTACTTTGGGCATTAGGATTCTATGAGTACAATCATATTAATATAGTAGAGTTTGTATATTTTAAACCCGATGCGATAGGAGTTTTACTTCTCTTTGCCTTGTGTATTGTAAGTATTCCAACCCTATATCATTGTTATCTTTATATAGCAACACACGATGAAACCCCACATAGTCGTGGTCTTTTCTTTGCTTCTATGATCATGTTGCTGTCTGCATGTAGTATGGCATATTTATCGAATCACATTGCTGTTACGTGGATATTTGTTGAACTGACCACACTAAGTGCATCTGCATTAATCTATCATCACCGTAACATCAGAGCACTTGAAGGGGTATGGAAATATGTCTTTATATGTGCCCTCAGCATTAGTTTTATCTATATAGGCATTCTTTTTTTGAGCCTTGCCATGAAGCAGGCCGGTATTGAAGATATGTCCTTTGATTCCATAATGGAACATTACGACATGTTAAACCTTTTTTGGCTAAAACTTTCGTTCCTTTTTATCTTTACAGGTTTTACTGCAAAAATTGGTTTGGTACCCATGTACACAGCAGGTATCGATGCCAAGGATAAAGCACCGGCACCAGCTGGAGCAATGTTTTCAAGTGTTTTAATGAACATGGGATTTATTGGAATTTATCGTATTTATGGAATTGTCTCTCATACGCAAATTCAACATTGGGCATCTGTTATCATTATTATTTCGGCCGTATTGTCAATATTTGTTGCTACGGTTTATATGACTCATATAAAGAACATTAAACGAATGTTCGCTTATTCAAGTATTGAACATATGGGTATTGTAATGCTGGGCTTGGCAGTTGGTGGAATTGGTGTTTATGCTGCAATTCTTCACATTATTCTGCATACTTTTGTAAAACCCAGTTTGTTTTTTCAGTTTAATCAGATATACAGAGTTTTTCAAAGTAAGAGCATCAATGATGTGGGCCACTACTTTAAATACAATAAAACAGGAGCCATTGTCATTTTATTGGGTTTTATTTCGGCAACGGCTATGCCACCTTCAGGATTGTTTATCAGTGAATTTTTAGTATTTCAATCACTTTTTGAAGCACACCAAATATTAATTCTAATTCTTGTATTGATTTTACTGACCATGATAATATGGGGTTTTGGGTCCAATATTTTTAAACTCTTATTTACTCCTCCTCTATCTATTGATGAAAGTAAGATCCCAAGAATAAATCCATTAGATTCTGTTTCTCAATATATCTTACTAGCACTAAGTGTTTACTTAGCTTATAACCCTCCAGCTGAATTTGTTAATTTGATTCAGGAGGCTGTTACACTTATTCAATAA
- a CDS encoding DUF1801 domain-containing protein → MNDLQIQTKPEVDFVFNQYPDSVRNKMLALRKLVIETAKEIEGIIKLEETLKWGEPSYLTKGGSTLRMDWKSKKPDQYAMYFKCTSRLIETFKLIYKDNFTYDGNRAIIFRIEDRIPKDELKKCIKATLTYHKVKHLPTLGI, encoded by the coding sequence ATGAATGATTTACAAATACAAACAAAGCCAGAAGTTGATTTTGTTTTCAACCAATACCCTGATTCGGTTCGGAATAAGATGTTAGCCCTTCGGAAATTGGTTATTGAAACTGCTAAAGAAATTGAAGGAATAATAAAACTGGAAGAAACACTAAAATGGGGTGAGCCCAGTTATTTGACTAAAGGAGGTAGTACGCTCAGAATGGACTGGAAATCAAAAAAGCCTGATCAATATGCGATGTACTTTAAATGTACAAGCCGACTTATTGAGACTTTCAAGCTTATTTATAAAGACAATTTTACCTACGATGGGAATAGGGCAATTATTTTTAGAATTGAAGATAGAATTCCAAAAGACGAATTGAAAAAGTGTATTAAAGCGACATTGACCTACCACAAGGTTAAACACTTGCCAACATTAGGGATTTGA
- a CDS encoding MarC family protein, with protein MIDFIRSITLLLVLLNPFLIIVYLIDIVKKKTSKEFSRILIRAGIISFIVFSSFAILGDTIFRNVFNASLASFQIFGGIVFLLTGIQFIFKGSASIESLRGESKHIAGAIAMPIFIGPGTISYSILIGESLSKTNAILAIASTILICVSIIMLLKKLHDKIHVKKEELIEQYIDIAGRVMALLLGTVSVELIMSGLNFWINQKF; from the coding sequence ATGATAGATTTTATTCGTTCCATAACTCTGCTGTTAGTATTACTTAATCCGTTTTTGATAATTGTTTATTTAATAGATATAGTAAAAAAGAAAACATCTAAAGAGTTTTCCAGAATATTGATAAGAGCAGGGATCATTAGCTTCATTGTTTTTTCATCATTTGCAATTTTGGGAGACACTATTTTTAGAAATGTTTTTAATGCTAGTCTTGCTTCCTTTCAAATATTTGGCGGCATTGTTTTTCTTCTAACTGGTATACAGTTTATATTTAAAGGAAGTGCTTCAATTGAATCTCTGCGAGGAGAATCAAAACATATCGCCGGAGCCATTGCAATGCCTATTTTTATTGGTCCGGGAACAATCAGCTATAGTATTCTTATAGGTGAAAGCTTAAGTAAGACGAATGCAATACTTGCAATTGCCAGCACTATTCTAATTTGTGTTTCAATCATTATGCTGTTGAAAAAACTGCACGATAAAATCCACGTTAAAAAAGAGGAGTTGATAGAACAATATATTGATATTGCAGGTAGAGTGATGGCTTTGCTTCTTGGTACAGTATCTGTTGAACTAATCATGTCGGGATTAAATTTCTGGATAAACCAAAAATTCTAA
- a CDS encoding proton-conducting transporter transmembrane domain-containing protein, producing the protein MDEYLILTLNLIAIFSLASFPFLNSKKLGIASLIAITLQVILSFVLAFQVFSKGQLFYSYSGSFITGTIPIKIDYLSAWFILIIGFTFLTGAWYGIQYMKKYQEQTSNLQLHAITYIVTFTAMIDICIVQNAIIFLIVWEIMAIGSFILIIFEHYKKETLKAGINFFVQSHISILFLTFAFIWVKVKTGSFDFSAITEYSALHPSMGIGLFILFFIGFAIKAGFVPFHTWLPLAHPAAPAHISGIMSGVIIKIGIFGILRMLSLLKTDFTVIGYFILTISIITGLYGVMLAIIQHNLKRLLAYHSIENIGIIGMGIGLGCLGLGTSNQWLIIAGFGGALLHTLNHSLFKSLLFFSAGNVYQFTHTMNIESLGGLIKKIPNTAWFFLIGSLAICGLPPFNGFVSEFFIYNGLFKGLGSNDFRLTLTMLFSILALVLIGGLALICFTKAFGIVFLGTKRSELKTDTDIETTNRNFPLYIIILAILIIGLLPFLFSSALVKVIGVFNMQQEPLLLSPLHGILNQLTSIGFYSFGFVLLTAFVFLLKRQIIKQRVRKANITWGCGYVGKTNKIQYTASSFIRTYRKLIEPILYIKKEKENVDGIYPNQIHSTTHPYDRIEHVLIDKPIYLFKKILNRFIFLQNGNIQSYILYGSIFLITAILSPILISKIIVLINFLNQL; encoded by the coding sequence ATGGATGAATACCTGATCCTGACACTTAATTTAATCGCTATTTTTTCGCTTGCGAGTTTTCCTTTTTTGAACTCGAAGAAACTTGGAATTGCTTCACTAATTGCAATTACGCTGCAAGTGATCCTATCATTTGTTTTGGCTTTTCAGGTTTTTTCAAAGGGTCAATTATTCTATAGCTACAGTGGATCATTTATAACAGGAACCATTCCGATAAAAATTGATTATCTGTCGGCATGGTTTATTCTAATTATCGGTTTTACTTTTCTAACAGGAGCTTGGTATGGCATTCAGTATATGAAAAAATATCAGGAGCAAACCAGTAATCTTCAACTACATGCCATAACATACATAGTAACATTTACAGCAATGATTGATATTTGCATTGTACAAAATGCAATTATATTCCTCATTGTTTGGGAAATAATGGCTATCGGCTCATTCATCCTAATCATATTTGAACATTATAAAAAAGAGACCTTGAAGGCAGGGATTAATTTTTTCGTTCAATCACATATTTCCATCCTATTTTTAACTTTTGCATTTATTTGGGTAAAAGTAAAAACGGGTTCTTTTGATTTCTCAGCAATTACAGAATATTCAGCCTTACACCCATCAATGGGAATCGGTTTGTTTATTTTATTCTTCATTGGTTTTGCAATAAAAGCCGGCTTTGTCCCTTTTCACACTTGGTTACCTTTGGCTCACCCGGCTGCTCCGGCTCATATTTCGGGCATCATGTCGGGAGTAATAATTAAAATTGGCATTTTCGGCATTTTACGAATGTTGTCGTTATTAAAAACAGATTTTACAGTTATTGGATATTTCATTCTAACTATTTCAATTATAACTGGGCTGTATGGTGTAATGTTGGCAATTATTCAGCATAACCTCAAAAGACTTTTAGCCTATCATAGCATTGAAAATATTGGCATTATCGGAATGGGCATTGGACTCGGTTGCCTTGGTTTAGGAACAAGTAATCAATGGCTAATTATTGCAGGTTTCGGAGGCGCATTGCTTCACACCCTTAACCACTCATTATTTAAATCATTGCTCTTTTTTAGTGCTGGTAATGTTTATCAATTTACCCATACAATGAATATTGAATCATTGGGTGGGTTAATAAAGAAAATACCCAATACAGCTTGGTTTTTTTTAATTGGTTCGTTGGCAATTTGTGGTTTACCACCTTTTAATGGTTTTGTTTCAGAATTTTTCATCTACAATGGATTATTCAAAGGCTTGGGTTCAAACGATTTTAGGCTCACATTAACCATGCTGTTTTCAATATTAGCATTGGTACTTATTGGTGGTTTGGCTTTGATTTGTTTTACCAAAGCATTCGGGATTGTTTTTTTGGGAACAAAACGTTCCGAATTAAAAACTGATACAGATATTGAAACAACAAATCGTAATTTTCCACTCTACATCATTATTTTGGCCATACTAATTATTGGTTTACTGCCATTTCTATTTTCTTCAGCACTTGTTAAGGTTATAGGAGTATTCAACATGCAACAAGAACCATTATTGCTAAGCCCATTACATGGAATATTAAACCAATTAACCAGTATTGGTTTCTATTCATTTGGATTTGTGTTGCTCACAGCTTTTGTCTTTCTTCTTAAACGACAAATAATTAAACAGCGTGTACGCAAAGCTAATATAACTTGGGGGTGTGGATATGTCGGAAAAACAAACAAAATACAATATACAGCCTCGTCGTTCATACGCACTTATCGAAAATTAATCGAACCTATACTATACATAAAAAAAGAGAAAGAAAATGTTGATGGTATCTATCCTAATCAAATTCACTCAACAACTCATCCTTATGATAGAATAGAACATGTACTTATCGACAAACCTATTTATTTATTTAAAAAGATATTAAATCGCTTTATTTTTCTTCAGAATGGTAACATTCAGTCATACATTTTATATGGCTCAATTTTTTTGATTACAGCTATTTTGTCTCCAATACTTATTTCAAAAATTATCGTATTAATCAATTTTTTAAATCAATTATAA
- a CDS encoding zinc-binding alcohol dehydrogenase family protein — protein MKAIGYKQAGAITAKNSLIDFETGIPEVGVRDLLVEVKGISVNPVDVKIRAMAQFGPEEGQNKIIGWDAAGIVREVGSEVSKFKVGDEVFYAGEFTRAGSNAEFQAVDERIVGKKPKSLDFAEAAGFPLTSITAWEILFDSFGLKEGEGKGESILIIGAAGGVGSIMIQLAKKLTGLTVIATASRPDTIEWVKKMGADHVINHRESLVDQMKELGLSPRYVASLNGTEEHFTGIVELIQPRGHIALIDDPQTLDIASIKLKALSFSWEFMFARSLFKTDDMVKQHELLNRVSELVDEGKLISTVTTNLGIMSAETLKEAHAQQESGRVIGKNVLIGISK, from the coding sequence ATGAAAGCAATAGGATACAAGCAGGCAGGTGCTATTACCGCTAAAAATTCATTGATCGATTTTGAAACAGGAATACCAGAAGTAGGAGTACGTGATCTTTTAGTTGAGGTGAAGGGCATTTCAGTTAATCCTGTAGATGTGAAAATTCGGGCCATGGCACAGTTTGGACCCGAAGAAGGGCAAAACAAGATTATTGGATGGGATGCTGCAGGTATAGTTCGTGAAGTAGGTAGCGAGGTTAGTAAATTCAAAGTTGGCGATGAAGTTTTTTACGCAGGAGAGTTTACTCGTGCTGGTTCTAACGCAGAATTTCAAGCGGTTGATGAGCGTATTGTTGGTAAAAAGCCGAAGTCATTAGATTTTGCCGAAGCAGCAGGTTTTCCATTGACTTCGATTACTGCTTGGGAAATTTTATTCGATTCTTTCGGATTGAAAGAAGGAGAAGGAAAAGGTGAAAGCATTTTGATAATTGGTGCTGCTGGTGGAGTAGGTTCTATCATGATTCAATTGGCAAAAAAATTGACGGGATTAACTGTCATCGCAACGGCATCTCGTCCGGATACTATCGAGTGGGTGAAGAAAATGGGTGCCGATCATGTCATCAATCACCGTGAATCATTAGTCGACCAAATGAAAGAACTAGGTCTTTCACCACGCTATGTGGCTTCATTGAACGGAACAGAGGAACACTTTACGGGTATTGTTGAATTGATTCAGCCTCGTGGACATATTGCTTTGATCGATGATCCTCAAACTTTGGATATCGCTTCAATCAAGTTAAAGGCCTTAAGTTTTAGCTGGGAATTCATGTTTGCCCGTTCTTTATTTAAAACAGATGATATGGTAAAACAGCATGAATTGTTGAATCGTGTATCTGAACTTGTTGATGAAGGAAAATTGATTTCAACTGTGACCACCAATTTAGGAATAATGAGTGCAGAAACCCTTAAAGAAGCACACGCACAACAGGAGAGTGGTCGTGTAATTGGTAAGAATGTACTAATCGGTATCTCAAAATAA
- a CDS encoding proton-conducting transporter transmembrane domain-containing protein → MEVSQIALLTLFVLLAGIFGIAVVPSKNRAWVAIVVVLINSILTSIPSVLALMGNAQTGTLLLAHLPGGLINVQVDNLSAWFILIINFTTINGALFGSGYLKSYQHLKTNIGFHWIFYILFHISMVWVCMFDHGIIFLVAWELMSISSLMLVIFEYQNKNTLKAGLNYLIQMHLSVVFLTVGVIWLFAETGSFNLSSLSSVVSNQHSIWIFILFFIGFAIKAGFLPFHTWLPHAHPAAPSHVSGVMSGVIVKLGIFGIFRIISYITHDWFIIGEVILSLSVITALYGIINASVKYDFKRALAFCTIENIGIIGIGIGLGLIGIGAHKDMLAILGFGGALLHSLNHSLFKSLLFFSAGSVYQQTHTRNIDKLGGLIKSMPKTALFFLVGALAIGGLPPFNGFISEYLIYSGLFHGLFSVSGISHVILIVLSIVGLVLVGGISIISFTKSFGIMFLGQPRSELHNTPTEASFIMLFPQYLIVAVMLSVAFFPQFYFGITLNIIHSIFTTKLIFNVSQIETISTNLATIGHLSIYFIILLALILIVRFQLIKKRKVTLYETWKCGYVAPIPKAQYSGRSYARTFGSLFGFVLNERKARDKISKTQLYPTHYKFSTYYFDLLERFLVLPITKRMTLVLNYFQFIQNGKIQSYVIYGLFFILMVFIGTVLSLIS, encoded by the coding sequence ATGGAAGTTTCACAAATAGCATTACTTACCCTTTTTGTTCTACTCGCTGGAATATTTGGAATAGCAGTAGTACCAAGTAAAAATAGAGCCTGGGTGGCTATTGTTGTTGTATTAATCAATTCTATACTTACCTCAATACCGTCGGTTTTGGCTTTAATGGGTAATGCTCAAACAGGGACGCTCCTTTTGGCTCATTTACCTGGTGGCCTTATTAATGTTCAAGTAGACAATCTTTCGGCATGGTTTATATTAATTATAAATTTTACTACAATAAACGGAGCTTTATTTGGTAGTGGATATTTAAAATCATATCAACATTTAAAAACAAACATAGGATTTCATTGGATATTTTATATTCTTTTTCACATTTCAATGGTATGGGTGTGCATGTTCGACCATGGAATCATCTTTCTTGTTGCATGGGAACTCATGTCTATTTCGTCGTTAATGCTTGTCATATTTGAATATCAAAATAAAAACACGCTGAAAGCTGGACTTAATTATCTAATTCAGATGCACTTAAGCGTTGTTTTTTTAACCGTGGGTGTAATTTGGCTATTTGCTGAAACCGGCTCTTTTAACCTTTCCTCTTTAAGTTCTGTGGTTTCAAACCAACATTCCATTTGGATTTTTATTCTCTTTTTTATTGGATTTGCTATAAAAGCAGGTTTTCTGCCTTTCCACACATGGCTACCTCATGCACATCCGGCTGCTCCTTCGCATGTTTCAGGGGTAATGTCTGGGGTAATTGTTAAATTAGGCATTTTCGGAATATTTCGTATTATCTCTTACATCACTCACGACTGGTTTATAATTGGAGAAGTTATCTTGAGTCTATCAGTAATTACAGCACTCTATGGTATTATAAATGCATCTGTTAAATATGATTTTAAACGTGCATTGGCTTTTTGTACCATCGAAAATATTGGGATTATTGGAATTGGAATTGGTTTAGGACTTATTGGAATTGGAGCACATAAAGATATGCTTGCTATCCTTGGTTTTGGGGGGGCATTATTACATTCTTTAAATCATTCTTTATTTAAATCCCTCTTATTTTTTAGCGCTGGAAGTGTATATCAACAAACACATACCCGAAATATTGATAAACTGGGTGGACTAATAAAATCGATGCCAAAAACAGCCCTGTTTTTTCTAGTTGGCGCATTAGCAATTGGCGGTTTACCTCCGTTTAACGGATTTATTTCAGAATATCTAATCTATTCCGGTTTGTTCCATGGTTTATTCTCTGTATCAGGCATTTCACATGTTATACTAATTGTATTATCCATTGTTGGACTAGTACTGGTAGGAGGAATATCCATTATAAGCTTTACAAAATCGTTTGGAATCATGTTTTTAGGACAGCCAAGATCAGAACTACATAACACACCAACCGAGGCTTCATTCATTATGCTATTTCCACAATACCTCATTGTAGCAGTCATGTTATCAGTTGCCTTTTTTCCTCAGTTTTATTTTGGAATTACTCTAAATATTATTCATTCAATCTTTACAACGAAATTAATATTTAATGTTTCACAAATAGAAACTATCAGTACCAACCTAGCTACTATTGGGCATTTAAGTATATACTTTATAATTTTATTGGCACTGATTTTAATCGTCCGGTTTCAATTGATTAAAAAAAGAAAGGTTACTTTATACGAAACATGGAAATGTGGTTATGTAGCACCAATTCCGAAAGCACAATATTCAGGTCGTTCCTATGCCCGCACATTTGGTAGCCTATTTGGTTTCGTGCTAAACGAACGCAAGGCTAGAGATAAAATTTCAAAAACACAGTTATACCCAACACATTATAAGTTTTCTACCTATTATTTCGATTTATTAGAAAGATTTTTGGTATTGCCAATTACTAAACGAATGACATTAGTCTTGAATTATTTTCAGTTTATACAAAACGGTAAAATTCAATCCTATGTTATTTATGGCTTATTTTTTATTCTAATGGTTTTTATCGGAACAGTACTTAGTTTAATCAGTTAA
- a CDS encoding threonine/serine exporter family protein, producing MQVPGKYKFIVQLGKALHTYGVPSYKSQIYLTDIAGKKGIKGNYMDTPTWINYVFYEEEEQTYNYVECVPPGDLNLGALSRIVEITNDVLSNKISFDEAKIAIEKLKTAPFSYGKLTELAAFILSAGAFSMILDTSWASAITASVIGAVIYGITLLAQKSGYIRSALESLIAFVATLIAGLLSLQFDQINISMTILASIIVFIPGLSITTALEEITSRSLVSGTAKLFDALVSLFKQFFGVVLGLAILPLFVDLQPNHVVNDIPDWLDYLAIVVLALSLTVVFKVRTRDVLYCVIAGFVSFFTTAFFDFTGILVSIFIGTIVAVSISKLFSKITRSPQLVFLVPGIIMLVPGSKAFIGLSSVFLDAPGVQNNMGSQVLYIFMGIIGGLIFSGSFMDRNIKKASSKSMLPVQ from the coding sequence ATGCAGGTTCCCGGAAAATATAAATTCATAGTACAATTGGGTAAAGCACTTCATACCTATGGCGTTCCTTCCTATAAATCTCAAATTTATTTAACTGATATTGCCGGAAAGAAGGGCATTAAGGGAAATTATATGGATACACCCACATGGATCAACTATGTGTTTTACGAGGAGGAGGAGCAAACCTACAATTATGTGGAGTGTGTGCCACCTGGGGATTTGAATTTAGGTGCCTTGTCGCGAATTGTTGAAATTACCAATGATGTGCTATCAAATAAAATTAGTTTTGACGAAGCAAAAATTGCCATCGAAAAATTAAAGACAGCACCTTTTTCTTATGGCAAATTGACCGAGTTGGCCGCTTTTATTCTTTCGGCAGGTGCATTTAGCATGATATTGGATACCAGCTGGGCGTCAGCCATAACTGCCTCTGTTATTGGCGCCGTAATTTATGGCATCACTTTGCTGGCTCAAAAATCTGGATACATTCGGAGTGCTTTGGAATCGTTAATTGCCTTTGTGGCCACACTAATTGCGGGTTTGTTGTCTTTGCAATTTGATCAAATCAACATTTCCATGACCATTTTGGCATCTATTATTGTGTTTATTCCCGGTTTATCGATCACTACCGCATTGGAAGAGATCACTTCGCGAAGTCTGGTGTCGGGAACTGCAAAACTTTTCGATGCCTTGGTATCGCTCTTTAAGCAATTTTTTGGTGTTGTTTTGGGCCTGGCAATTCTTCCTTTATTTGTTGATCTTCAACCTAATCATGTGGTGAATGATATACCCGACTGGCTTGACTATTTAGCAATTGTGGTTTTGGCACTTAGTTTAACGGTTGTATTTAAGGTGAGAACAAGGGATGTTTTGTATTGTGTAATTGCCGGATTTGTAAGTTTTTTTACCACCGCATTTTTCGATTTCACAGGGATTTTAGTCAGCATATTTATCGGAACTATTGTGGCCGTGAGCATTAGCAAGTTGTTTAGTAAAATAACACGATCGCCCCAATTGGTGTTTTTAGTGCCTGGAATCATAATGCTCGTTCCCGGAAGTAAAGCATTTATTGGTTTAAGTAGTGTATTCCTCGATGCACCGGGAGTGCAGAACAACATGGGATCGCAGGTGCTTTATATTTTTATGGGTATTATTGGTGGTTTAATCTTCTCAGGTAGTTTTATGGACAGAAACATTAAAAAAGCATCCTCGAAAAGCATGTTGCCAGTGCAGTAA
- a CDS encoding respiratory chain complex I subunit 1 family protein, with the protein MLSFLLIIVASIFFMGLVVRTKSLASGRKGPDILQPMRDIVRLWRKGSVYSTTTSIIFQIAPTIYFSSIIMAILMIPHGNIPGIISFGGDFVMFAYILGLGKFMLIISALDTGSSFEGMGASREALFSMLVEPAFFIIMGSLALFTGHTSFHEIFTALNYGSYISYMIGTLATFVLVLIAMIENSRMPIDDPKTHLELTMVHEVMILDNSGFDLGVILYATPLKFAMYGALIANFFIGSVSLQISIPLFIVIQTVFAIIVGILESFMARFRMSHNPQFIFMLTSISLLIFFGVLLVLGKFI; encoded by the coding sequence ATGCTTAGCTTTTTACTTATAATAGTAGCAAGTATTTTTTTCATGGGCTTGGTGGTACGCACCAAGAGTCTAGCCTCGGGTAGAAAAGGTCCAGATATTTTGCAACCAATGAGAGATATAGTCAGACTCTGGAGAAAGGGTTCTGTTTATAGTACAACAACCAGTATAATATTCCAGATTGCACCAACAATCTATTTCTCTTCCATTATCATGGCAATTTTAATGATCCCCCACGGGAATATACCTGGGATTATTTCGTTTGGTGGCGATTTTGTGATGTTTGCTTATATTTTGGGCTTGGGTAAATTTATGCTGATTATATCTGCCTTAGATACAGGAAGTAGTTTTGAAGGTATGGGAGCAAGTCGAGAAGCCCTTTTTTCAATGTTGGTTGAACCCGCATTCTTTATTATTATGGGATCATTGGCTTTATTTACTGGACACACTTCCTTTCACGAAATATTTACCGCACTCAATTATGGATCGTACATTTCCTATATGATAGGAACCTTGGCCACCTTTGTATTGGTTTTAATCGCAATGATTGAGAATAGCCGCATGCCTATTGATGATCCAAAAACACACCTAGAACTAACTATGGTTCATGAAGTTATGATATTGGATAACAGTGGTTTTGATTTGGGAGTTATTTTATATGCCACACCATTAAAATTTGCTATGTATGGCGCATTAATCGCTAATTTCTTTATTGGATCTGTTTCTCTACAAATTTCAATTCCTTTATTTATAGTCATTCAAACAGTTTTTGCAATAATCGTAGGCATTCTTGAATCGTTTATGGCAAGGTTTAGAATGAGCCACAACCCTCAATTTATTTTCATGCTTACTTCAATTTCACTACTTATCTTTTTTGGTGTACTACTGGTATTAGGAAAATTTATTTAA
- a CDS encoding Crp/Fnr family transcriptional regulator, with protein MEDSLSKIRERFHLKREFDFESLPEHVQIDFTNQMIVKRFKRGQNIFTEGAFPSGIYFVKKGKIKKFKTLNSGKEQIIYLCCEGEMIGYAAFMGEERYHDSAAAITESLIGYISKDRLVCLLDKHQELAKLLVMKLSHEFGVMVNFIATFTKKSVRERVALTLLILNENFRQNKNIDNEIEIELTREDFANIVGIAVETLVRILSSFADEGLIVKIKRRIIVKKPMDLFTIADLTDTF; from the coding sequence ATGGAAGATTCATTAAGTAAGATACGAGAGCGTTTTCATTTGAAAAGAGAATTTGATTTTGAAAGTTTGCCAGAACACGTGCAGATAGATTTTACAAATCAAATGATTGTTAAGCGTTTCAAGAGAGGTCAAAATATTTTTACGGAGGGAGCTTTCCCTTCGGGAATTTATTTCGTAAAAAAAGGGAAGATTAAAAAATTTAAAACATTGAATAGCGGTAAAGAGCAAATTATATATTTGTGTTGCGAGGGTGAAATGATAGGTTATGCGGCCTTTATGGGTGAAGAGAGATATCACGATTCAGCGGCGGCAATTACGGAATCATTGATAGGGTATATATCGAAAGACCGCCTAGTATGTTTACTGGATAAGCATCAGGAATTAGCCAAATTGCTAGTTATGAAATTAAGCCACGAATTTGGGGTGATGGTAAATTTTATTGCTACGTTCACTAAAAAAAGTGTGAGAGAACGGGTAGCACTCACTTTGCTAATATTAAACGAAAACTTTCGACAAAATAAAAACATCGACAACGAAATTGAAATAGAGCTTACACGCGAAGATTTTGCCAATATTGTTGGGATTGCAGTTGAAACTTTGGTGAGAATTCTTAGTAGTTTTGCCGACGAAGGTTTGATTGTAAAAATAAAGCGAAGGATTATTGTTAAGAAGCCGATGGATTTATTTACAATAGCAGATTTAACAGATACCTTTTGA